In one Neobacillus sp. WH10 genomic region, the following are encoded:
- a CDS encoding SRPBCC domain-containing protein gives MNIEYEYSFGLPRKIVWKYLMDKKVLRKAIPGCKSFVEISRGVYEAELEIKIGPLQDLFTLEIRLDDQKPPSSFRMYVKGKGNIGETVGKADLLLKESRSVSKLTCKAEAEVTGALGLAGQRVLDSGANKGLDSFFQTVEKEIKRTLYQLKRGGR, from the coding sequence TTGAATATCGAGTACGAGTATTCCTTCGGATTACCAAGGAAAATTGTCTGGAAGTATTTAATGGATAAAAAAGTCCTTCGGAAAGCTATCCCTGGTTGTAAATCATTTGTAGAAATCTCAAGAGGAGTATACGAAGCAGAATTGGAGATCAAAATCGGGCCATTACAAGATCTTTTTACTCTTGAGATTCGGCTTGATGATCAGAAGCCGCCTTCTTCTTTCCGCATGTATGTGAAAGGAAAGGGGAATATTGGGGAAACTGTGGGAAAAGCAGATCTATTGTTAAAAGAATCCAGAAGTGTGTCAAAGTTAACCTGTAAAGCTGAAGCAGAGGTAACAGGTGCACTTGGATTGGCCGGTCAACGAGTATTGGATTCAGGAGCAAACAAGGGATTAGACAGTTTTTTTCAAACAGTCGAAAAAGAAATAAAAAGGACTCTTTATCAATTGAAAAGAGGGGGCAGATGA